From Planctomycetota bacterium, a single genomic window includes:
- a CDS encoding Nif3-like dinuclear metal center hexameric protein, with amino-acid sequence MGDTPTIGDLQSAMESIAPTRLAESWDNVGLLVGDAAAELSGVSLCIDLTADVLAEARQSGANAVVAYHPPIFKDVKTLHAGDVVFDAIRQGVAVYSPHTALDVAPGGTNDVLADLLYLTHRKPLAPKPASKGDLRLVTFVPADHADDVAKALFDAWAGSYGDYDSCAFRTTGTGSFRGLDGSNPAIGQPGQLETVKEVRLETTLPAGKADEVVAALRQTHPYEEVAFDLLRREPDPAQVVGLGRIGDFDEPVPRDVLFGRIRRELNVGELLVAGPVDGEVKRIACCAGSCGDLLDSAAKQGAELYVTGELKHHDALRAAKLGLTAVCVLHSNSERPTLDVLRRRLSDLLPASVEVAVSHVDRDPFVIL; translated from the coding sequence ATGGGAGACACGCCGACCATCGGCGATCTGCAATCGGCGATGGAGTCGATCGCACCGACGCGGCTCGCCGAGTCGTGGGACAACGTCGGCCTGCTCGTCGGCGACGCGGCCGCGGAGCTTTCGGGCGTTTCGCTCTGCATCGATCTCACCGCAGACGTCCTGGCCGAGGCTCGGCAGAGCGGGGCGAACGCCGTCGTCGCCTACCACCCGCCGATCTTCAAGGACGTCAAGACGCTCCACGCGGGCGACGTCGTCTTCGACGCCATCCGGCAGGGCGTGGCCGTCTACTCGCCGCACACCGCACTCGACGTCGCACCCGGTGGGACGAACGACGTCCTCGCCGATCTGCTCTACCTGACGCACCGCAAGCCGCTGGCACCGAAGCCGGCGTCCAAGGGCGATCTGCGGCTGGTGACGTTCGTCCCGGCCGACCACGCGGACGACGTCGCCAAGGCCCTCTTCGACGCCTGGGCCGGCAGCTACGGCGACTACGACTCGTGCGCCTTCCGCACCACCGGAACCGGGAGCTTCCGCGGCCTCGACGGCTCCAACCCGGCCATCGGTCAGCCGGGTCAGCTGGAGACCGTCAAGGAAGTCCGCCTCGAAACGACCCTGCCTGCAGGGAAAGCCGACGAGGTCGTTGCCGCACTCCGCCAGACCCATCCGTACGAGGAGGTCGCCTTCGACCTGCTGCGACGCGAGCCCGACCCGGCCCAGGTCGTCGGACTCGGTCGCATCGGCGACTTCGACGAGCCGGTGCCGCGCGACGTGCTGTTCGGTCGAATCCGTCGCGAGCTCAACGTCGGCGAGTTGCTCGTCGCCGGCCCCGTCGACGGCGAGGTGAAACGCATCGCCTGCTGTGCCGGCTCCTGCGGCGACCTGCTCGATTCAGCCGCCAAGCAGGGCGCTGAGCTGTACGTGACGGGCGAGCTGAAGCACCATGACGCCCTCCGCGCCGCGAAGCTCGGCCTGACCGCCGTCTGCGTCCTCCACTCCAACAGCGAGCGGCCTACGCTGGACGTGCTGCGCCGGCGCTTGTCAGATCTGCTGCCGGCGTCGGTCGAGGTCGCGGTGTCGCACGTCGATCGCGATCCGTTTGTGATTCTGTGA
- a CDS encoding UDPGP type 1 family protein, which translates to MTATFDDLRPKLQAIGQDHVLAHVDDLDDASRQKLHDQLAALDLDEIAALAESHVKQKPEAHLPSDLAPPEVLPRLPDAARVDLYDQARQKGEKLLADGKVAAFLVAGGQGTRLGYDGPKGEFPVTPVKDKPLFQVFAEQIKATGDRYGKPVPWYVMTSEVNDARTREFFEKHDYFGLDKANVTFFVQGMMPAFGTDGKLLLAEDDSLALSADGHGGSLKALAKTGALADMKQRGIEHLSYFQVDNPLVRVLDPLFLGLHAHFESEMSSKSLPKANAKEKVGNFCVGDGQLQVIEYSDLPDSVAEQTNDDGSLKFNAGSIAIHVISVAFIDRLTSGGSLSLPWHRADKKVPHLGEPDPQSPNGVKLEQFVFDAIPLAGNAIVYETDRAEEFSPVKNAEGNDSPATSRRDQVRRAARWLSGAGVEVPTLDNGEPDAVLEISPLFADSAEETKTKDLPPTPIQPAARMYFGE; encoded by the coding sequence ATGACCGCGACCTTCGACGATCTGCGACCCAAGCTCCAGGCCATCGGACAAGACCACGTCCTGGCCCACGTCGACGACCTCGACGACGCCAGTCGGCAAAAGCTGCACGATCAGCTGGCGGCCCTCGACTTGGACGAGATTGCGGCGCTCGCAGAGTCGCACGTCAAACAGAAGCCCGAGGCCCACCTGCCGAGCGACCTCGCGCCGCCGGAGGTTCTGCCGCGACTCCCCGACGCTGCACGCGTCGACCTGTACGACCAGGCCCGGCAAAAGGGCGAAAAGCTCCTCGCCGACGGCAAGGTTGCAGCCTTCCTCGTCGCAGGCGGGCAAGGCACGCGTCTGGGCTACGACGGGCCCAAGGGCGAGTTCCCCGTCACGCCCGTCAAGGACAAGCCGCTCTTCCAGGTCTTCGCCGAGCAGATCAAGGCCACCGGCGACCGCTACGGCAAGCCCGTGCCGTGGTACGTCATGACAAGCGAAGTCAACGACGCCCGCACCCGCGAGTTCTTCGAGAAGCACGACTACTTCGGCCTCGACAAGGCGAACGTCACGTTCTTCGTCCAGGGCATGATGCCCGCCTTCGGCACCGACGGGAAGCTGCTCCTGGCCGAAGACGACTCGCTGGCCCTCTCCGCCGACGGTCACGGCGGCAGTCTGAAAGCGCTCGCCAAGACCGGTGCGCTGGCCGACATGAAACAGCGGGGCATCGAGCACCTGTCGTACTTCCAGGTCGACAACCCGCTCGTCCGCGTGCTCGACCCGCTCTTCCTCGGGCTCCACGCGCACTTCGAGAGCGAGATGTCGAGCAAGTCGCTGCCCAAGGCCAACGCCAAGGAGAAAGTCGGCAACTTCTGCGTCGGCGACGGTCAGCTTCAGGTCATCGAGTACTCCGACCTTCCCGATTCCGTCGCCGAGCAGACGAACGACGACGGCAGCCTGAAATTCAACGCCGGTTCGATCGCGATCCACGTCATCAGCGTCGCCTTCATCGACCGGCTCACCAGCGGCGGAAGCCTCTCACTGCCGTGGCACCGGGCCGACAAGAAGGTCCCGCATCTCGGCGAGCCCGACCCGCAGTCGCCCAACGGCGTGAAGCTCGAGCAGTTCGTCTTCGACGCGATTCCGCTCGCCGGCAATGCGATCGTCTACGAGACCGATCGGGCCGAGGAGTTCAGCCCGGTTAAGAACGCCGAGGGCAACGACAGCCCGGCCACGAGCCGCCGCGACCAGGTCCGCCGCGCCGCTCGGTGGCTCAGCGGTGCCGGCGTGGAGGTGCCGACCCTCGACAACGGCGAGCCCGACGCCGTCCTGGAAATCAGCCCACTCTTCGCCGACAGCGCGGAGGAGACGAAGACCAAGGACCTCCCGCCGACGCCAATCCAGCCGGCGGCTCGGATGTACTTCGGGGAGTGA
- the frr gene encoding ribosome recycling factor produces MPIDDILLECEDQMEKAVAHLHHELRGVRTGRASPALIEFLKVDYYGAPTDLKSIAAINVNEGNQLIVKPFSPADIGPINKAIADSPLGLNPQSDGKQIRIVLPSMSMDRRKQLVGQVKQYGEESKVKIRNARRDANKDVDAEEKAGEMGEDDASRAKDDVQDLTKQYEEKVVEACKKKEDDVMEV; encoded by the coding sequence ATGCCGATCGACGACATTTTGCTGGAGTGCGAGGACCAGATGGAGAAGGCCGTGGCGCATCTGCACCACGAGCTCCGGGGCGTTCGCACCGGGCGGGCGTCGCCGGCGCTGATCGAGTTTCTGAAGGTCGACTACTACGGCGCGCCCACTGATCTCAAGAGCATCGCGGCCATCAACGTCAACGAGGGCAACCAGCTCATCGTCAAGCCGTTCAGCCCGGCCGACATCGGCCCGATCAACAAGGCGATCGCCGACTCTCCGCTAGGCCTCAATCCGCAGTCGGACGGCAAGCAGATCCGCATCGTGCTGCCGTCGATGAGCATGGACCGACGCAAGCAGCTCGTCGGGCAGGTCAAGCAGTACGGCGAGGAGTCGAAGGTCAAGATCCGCAACGCCCGCCGCGACGCGAACAAAGACGTCGACGCCGAGGAAAAAGCGGGCGAGATGGGCGAGGACGACGCGTCGCGTGCCAAGGACGACGTGCAGGACCTCACGAAGCAGTACGAGGAAAAGGTCGTCGAAGCCTGCAAGAAGAAGGAAGACGACGTGATGGAGGTGTGA
- the pyrH gene encoding UMP kinase, with the protein MSDGLAYKRVLLKVSGEGFSSEGGFGIEAEPMERLARELVEVAQTGLQLAVVVGGGNFIRGATFSEDGRIPRHTADYMGMLATVLNALALQETLESLGHPTRVLSAFPISTVCEPFVRRRAIRHLEKGRIIILAAGTGNPFVTTDTCAALRANEIEADVVLKATKVDGIYDKDPKKHADAVKHDEVSFEQVIRDDLKVMDTAAFAMCREQKMPLVVFNVLEPGNVMRVVKGEKVGTRINP; encoded by the coding sequence ATGAGCGACGGTCTGGCGTACAAGCGAGTGCTCCTCAAGGTCAGCGGCGAGGGCTTTTCCAGCGAAGGCGGCTTCGGCATCGAGGCCGAGCCCATGGAGCGGCTGGCCCGAGAGCTCGTCGAAGTCGCCCAGACCGGGCTGCAGCTCGCCGTCGTCGTCGGCGGCGGGAACTTCATCCGCGGCGCCACCTTCAGCGAAGACGGCCGAATCCCACGGCACACCGCCGACTACATGGGCATGCTCGCCACCGTCCTCAACGCTCTGGCGCTGCAGGAAACGCTCGAATCCCTCGGCCACCCGACGCGGGTGCTCTCCGCGTTCCCGATCAGCACCGTCTGCGAACCGTTCGTCCGGCGTCGTGCGATTCGCCACCTGGAGAAGGGCCGGATCATCATCCTGGCAGCTGGGACCGGCAACCCGTTCGTCACGACCGACACGTGCGCGGCCTTGCGTGCCAACGAGATCGAGGCCGACGTCGTGCTGAAGGCGACGAAGGTCGATGGCATCTACGACAAAGACCCCAAGAAGCACGCCGACGCCGTCAAGCACGACGAGGTCAGCTTCGAGCAGGTGATCCGTGACGACCTGAAGGTCATGGACACGGCCGCCTTTGCCATGTGCCGAGAGCAGAAGATGCCGCTGGTGGTCTTCAACGTTCTTGAGCCCGGCAACGTGATGCGTGTCGTGAAGGGCGAGAAGGTTGGAACGCGGATCAATCCGTGA
- a CDS encoding shikimate kinase gives MPKPRLILLGPRGSGKTTLGRGLVRELRLPFVDTDAEIERAAGRTIAEIFADEGEDGFRDRETDALRGCLARDGILATGGGIVVREENRRLLQSIDAPRVLLLADVGLLAHRITNDPTSTSTRPSLTHHEVGDEVALLLEKRMPWYESVATHTVDTGLDVGHAQAQLHDILSKRSRSEA, from the coding sequence GTGCCGAAGCCGCGTCTGATACTGCTCGGCCCGCGCGGCAGCGGCAAGACGACGCTGGGACGCGGCCTCGTTCGGGAGCTGCGCCTGCCGTTCGTCGACACCGACGCCGAGATCGAACGGGCTGCGGGTCGGACGATCGCCGAGATCTTCGCGGACGAAGGGGAAGATGGGTTTCGTGATCGAGAGACGGACGCTCTTCGAGGTTGCCTCGCCCGCGACGGCATCCTCGCCACCGGCGGCGGCATCGTCGTCCGGGAGGAGAATCGACGCCTGCTGCAGAGCATTGATGCACCACGCGTTTTGTTGCTAGCTGACGTGGGGTTACTCGCGCATCGGATCACGAATGACCCGACATCCACGAGCACGCGACCATCGTTGACCCACCACGAAGTCGGTGACGAAGTCGCGCTGCTGCTGGAGAAACGCATGCCCTGGTACGAATCGGTCGCGACACACACTGTCGACACCGGGTTGGACGTGGGGCACGCACAGGCTCAGTTGCATGACATCCTTTCGAAGCGGTCGCGTTCTGAAGCATGA
- the hisH gene encoding imidazole glycerol phosphate synthase subunit HisH: protein MAATIAILDYGLANLRSVQKAFVHVGHDAEIVSDPKAASQASHVVLPGVGAVGDALRNLRDTGLAEVVVNHVAADRPMLGICLGLQMLFEVCHEGGEHHGLGLLRGEVRRFDVDRTQGLAVPHMGWNRLAVRNPSPVTPPEFEGQAVYFVHAYHAVCTDASDVATTTDYGGDFVSSVCRGNLVATQFHPEKSQSVGLAMLDRFARM, encoded by the coding sequence GTGGCTGCGACGATCGCCATCCTCGACTACGGGCTCGCGAACCTGCGTTCGGTGCAGAAGGCGTTCGTGCATGTGGGCCACGACGCCGAGATCGTGAGCGACCCGAAGGCCGCGAGCCAGGCGTCCCACGTCGTGCTTCCCGGCGTCGGGGCGGTGGGCGATGCACTCCGCAACCTACGCGACACCGGGCTGGCCGAGGTCGTCGTGAACCACGTCGCGGCCGATCGCCCGATGCTGGGCATCTGCCTCGGGCTGCAGATGCTCTTCGAGGTCTGCCACGAAGGCGGCGAACACCACGGCCTCGGCCTGCTCCGAGGCGAGGTCCGGCGGTTCGACGTCGACCGCACGCAAGGCCTGGCCGTCCCGCACATGGGCTGGAACCGCCTGGCCGTGCGAAATCCGTCGCCCGTGACGCCGCCCGAGTTCGAAGGGCAGGCGGTCTACTTCGTTCACGCGTACCACGCAGTGTGCACCGACGCGTCCGACGTCGCAACGACCACCGACTACGGGGGCGACTTCGTGAGCAGCGTGTGTCGCGGGAATCTGGTCGCGACGCAATTCCACCCTGAAAAGTCCCAATCCGTCGGGCTCGCGATGCTCGACCGCTTCGCGCGGATGTGA
- the dprA gene encoding DNA-processing protein DprA yields the protein MSQLAWLTLVETPGLGPMRGRALVDAAGSVEAAAAGEGLDRVKGIGSNRVATLRAELRKAAARAVRRIEQADRLGLNILTPSEDDWPAMLADLADAPLVLWCWGRLEARDLHAIGIVGSREPTVYGREQAGKFANRLATNGVTVVSGGAYGVDTAAHRGALAATGGRTLVVLGSGCDVAYPAENEQLFAQVADGCGAVLSELPPGTRPRREHFPRRNRIISGLSRGVLVIEAAQRSGALITARVAADDHNRPVFALPGRVDNPMAAGPLVLLRDGARLALSPEDLLDNLGPLPHSTSTAKPSEPELFEPAREPESAPVAPASPDEQRLLDALHAGPQGPDALCDATGLPAAKVQTLLTMLSVRGLITRLPDNTYERRR from the coding sequence GTGTCGCAGCTCGCCTGGTTGACGCTCGTCGAGACGCCGGGCCTGGGTCCGATGCGGGGCCGAGCGCTCGTCGACGCTGCCGGTTCCGTCGAGGCCGCGGCGGCTGGCGAGGGGCTCGATCGCGTCAAGGGCATCGGTTCCAACCGCGTCGCGACGCTGCGGGCTGAGCTGCGCAAGGCTGCGGCGCGGGCGGTCCGGCGGATCGAACAGGCGGACCGCCTCGGGCTCAACATCCTCACGCCGTCCGAAGACGACTGGCCGGCGATGCTGGCGGACCTGGCCGATGCGCCGCTGGTGCTCTGGTGCTGGGGCCGGCTCGAAGCCCGCGACCTCCACGCGATCGGCATTGTCGGCAGCCGCGAGCCGACCGTTTACGGACGCGAGCAGGCCGGCAAGTTCGCCAACCGCCTCGCGACCAACGGCGTGACGGTCGTCAGCGGCGGGGCGTACGGCGTCGACACGGCCGCCCACCGTGGAGCACTCGCAGCGACCGGCGGTCGGACGCTGGTCGTCCTGGGCAGCGGGTGCGACGTGGCCTACCCGGCGGAGAACGAGCAGCTCTTCGCCCAGGTCGCCGACGGCTGCGGTGCGGTGCTGAGCGAACTGCCGCCGGGAACGAGGCCGAGGCGGGAGCACTTCCCACGGCGCAACCGGATCATCAGCGGCTTGTCGCGCGGCGTCCTGGTCATCGAGGCGGCCCAGCGGAGCGGTGCGCTCATCACGGCCCGCGTCGCCGCGGACGACCACAACCGCCCGGTCTTCGCCTTACCCGGCCGAGTCGACAACCCGATGGCGGCGGGTCCGCTCGTGCTGCTGCGCGACGGCGCGAGGCTCGCGCTGTCGCCGGAAGACCTGCTCGACAACCTCGGCCCGCTGCCGCATTCGACGTCGACGGCCAAGCCGTCCGAGCCCGAGCTGTTCGAACCGGCCCGCGAGCCCGAATCCGCACCCGTCGCCCCGGCATCGCCCGACGAACAACGGCTCCTCGACGCCCTCCACGCCGGGCCGCAAGGCCCGGATGCCCTGTGCGACGCCACCGGCCTCCCCGCTGCCAAGGTCCAGACGCTCCTCACCATGCTCTCCGTCCGCGGTCTGATCACGCGTCTTCCCGACAACACGTACGAGCGACGCAGGTAA
- a CDS encoding zinc-dependent metalloprotease, giving the protein MPDRLFAETPEPVSDVDMVDLITSMSEAGLTPDQIRAMMAARSGMSSSASDDGLPSADKVTKGLAKADNDEGQLFSVWYAADPAAAEPGKILAEVPASLLGRDLLLATTVGSGPLAGLQWDDYLVRMERRGKNVVLVVPDLRNRGSGTVGEAVQRTYRERILVTLPVRAKGSGTLLVDLKPLTLGSAIRVPSTTFSSPALSRHTKVKAFPENVLIEAERAGSTGVPQVVSFSFRKLPGGNGLAGGYRPRVADERVGYFMSVAQDWSKPFDARETVERFIHRWNLQKLDESLEKSPPREPIVFYIEKSVPVRWRQAVRDGIAEWNKAFEERCGIVGAIEIRQQTDTAYANIDPEDARYNFFRWIVSDTGFAIGPSRVDPRTGQILDADILVPDSFTRGYQSQLDVLGPKTAIALADAEQMMFWLEHPGFMPAGVTEADIRESMSELDPSELYAAAGSNFGISEADPNAGVDARNRIAESLGLAGRNNRIVASRTSGAHGACSHAEGLCGQLALAQFAHNASLIAAASDKSVAGSEAADELEEQLAELADKMGAEMPEELTAAIAKARAEAEEVEGDADESASADDEAKEEAAEIEETPVKIQPLPDKYVALMLRQLVAHEVGHTLGLRHNFKASSWLTVDEIRERRKDATQPTSASVMDYNPLVLFAGDDPGEVETFASPVIGPYDYWAIEYGYKILPRRTERQKLDEIASQSGKPEYAYASDEDARGGGSIDPAVNLFDMGKDPIEWARTRNELANEMLETVDEWSQGDNERSEFLRRAFSRLMFEKAINHRYVARMVGGQHMSRSHPSDKIEEGAHRPGLTPLTAAEQREALAFLAETVFADGYFDVEADLLHRVHRDRLQGKSGFGSVMGRIDFPAHASILRLQDFSLATLTDPQILQRVYDAEIKAAPEGDEEPFTANELIVGVSDAVWGQETDELLELDSIRRNLQQQHLQYLLAAADSEPGRLMSADLRNQVRQQVRTLKGRIDEALEDGIEDAATLAHLAESKDRIAKVLDAPYIKGGTGGGSTVILMMGQEQN; this is encoded by the coding sequence ATGCCGGATCGACTGTTTGCTGAGACGCCGGAGCCGGTGAGCGACGTCGACATGGTCGACTTGATCACGTCGATGTCCGAGGCCGGACTCACGCCGGACCAGATTCGCGCGATGATGGCGGCGCGCAGCGGCATGTCCTCGTCCGCCTCTGACGACGGCCTGCCGTCGGCTGACAAGGTGACCAAGGGCCTCGCCAAAGCCGACAACGACGAAGGGCAACTGTTCTCTGTCTGGTACGCCGCCGATCCCGCGGCAGCGGAGCCGGGCAAGATTCTCGCCGAAGTCCCCGCGAGCCTCCTCGGCCGGGACTTGCTTCTGGCGACCACCGTCGGCTCGGGTCCACTGGCCGGCCTGCAGTGGGACGATTACCTCGTTCGCATGGAGCGACGTGGCAAGAACGTCGTCCTGGTCGTCCCCGACCTGCGCAATCGCGGCAGCGGCACCGTCGGCGAGGCTGTCCAGCGAACATACCGCGAACGGATCCTCGTCACGCTTCCGGTCCGAGCCAAAGGCAGCGGCACGCTGCTGGTCGACTTGAAGCCCCTCACGCTCGGCTCGGCCATCCGAGTCCCGTCGACCACGTTCAGCTCTCCAGCACTGTCGCGGCACACGAAGGTCAAGGCCTTCCCAGAGAACGTGCTGATCGAAGCCGAACGCGCCGGATCGACGGGCGTGCCGCAGGTCGTCAGCTTCAGCTTCCGCAAGCTCCCCGGCGGCAACGGCCTGGCCGGCGGTTACCGGCCGCGCGTCGCTGACGAGCGTGTCGGCTATTTCATGAGCGTCGCCCAGGACTGGTCCAAGCCCTTCGACGCCCGCGAGACCGTCGAGCGGTTCATCCACCGCTGGAACCTGCAGAAGCTCGACGAGAGCCTCGAAAAGAGCCCGCCACGCGAGCCGATCGTCTTCTACATCGAAAAGTCGGTCCCGGTCCGCTGGCGTCAGGCCGTGCGTGACGGCATCGCTGAGTGGAACAAGGCGTTCGAAGAGCGTTGCGGCATCGTCGGGGCGATCGAGATTCGCCAGCAGACCGACACCGCCTACGCCAACATCGATCCCGAGGACGCACGGTACAACTTCTTCCGCTGGATCGTCAGCGACACCGGCTTCGCGATCGGCCCGAGCCGGGTCGACCCGCGGACGGGGCAAATCCTCGACGCCGACATCCTCGTGCCCGACTCGTTCACGCGTGGCTACCAGAGCCAGCTGGACGTGCTCGGCCCGAAGACGGCCATCGCCTTGGCTGACGCCGAGCAGATGATGTTCTGGCTTGAACATCCCGGTTTCATGCCGGCCGGCGTGACTGAGGCGGACATTCGCGAATCGATGAGCGAGCTCGACCCGAGCGAGCTCTATGCCGCGGCGGGCAGCAACTTCGGCATTTCCGAAGCCGACCCGAATGCTGGCGTTGACGCTCGCAACCGGATCGCCGAGTCGCTCGGCCTTGCGGGTCGCAACAACCGCATCGTCGCCAGCCGGACCTCCGGCGCCCACGGTGCCTGCAGCCATGCCGAAGGCCTCTGTGGCCAGCTCGCATTGGCGCAGTTCGCGCACAACGCGTCGCTGATCGCGGCCGCGTCGGACAAGTCGGTCGCCGGTAGCGAGGCGGCTGACGAGCTCGAAGAACAGCTGGCCGAACTCGCCGACAAGATGGGCGCTGAGATGCCCGAAGAGCTGACGGCCGCCATCGCCAAGGCCCGTGCCGAGGCCGAGGAAGTCGAGGGCGACGCCGACGAGTCGGCATCCGCTGACGACGAGGCCAAGGAAGAAGCAGCGGAGATCGAAGAGACGCCGGTCAAGATTCAGCCGCTGCCCGACAAGTACGTCGCCCTGATGCTCCGGCAGCTGGTCGCCCACGAGGTCGGCCACACGCTGGGCCTGCGTCACAACTTCAAGGCATCCAGCTGGCTCACCGTCGACGAGATCAGGGAGCGTCGCAAAGACGCGACGCAGCCGACGTCCGCCAGCGTGATGGACTACAACCCGCTGGTTCTCTTCGCTGGTGACGATCCCGGCGAGGTAGAAACCTTCGCCTCACCCGTCATCGGCCCGTACGACTACTGGGCGATCGAATACGGCTACAAGATCCTGCCGCGTCGTACTGAAAGGCAGAAGCTCGACGAGATCGCCTCGCAGAGCGGCAAGCCCGAGTACGCCTACGCCAGCGACGAAGACGCCCGCGGCGGTGGCAGCATCGATCCGGCGGTCAACCTGTTCGACATGGGCAAGGACCCGATCGAGTGGGCCCGCACCCGCAACGAGTTGGCCAACGAGATGCTCGAGACCGTCGACGAGTGGTCGCAAGGTGACAACGAGAGGTCCGAGTTCCTGCGTCGTGCGTTCTCCAGGCTCATGTTCGAAAAGGCGATCAACCATCGCTACGTCGCCCGCATGGTCGGCGGCCAGCACATGAGCCGAAGCCACCCGAGCGACAAGATCGAAGAGGGTGCCCATCGCCCCGGCCTGACCCCGCTGACCGCTGCCGAGCAGCGTGAGGCACTGGCCTTCCTGGCCGAAACGGTCTTTGCCGACGGCTACTTCGACGTCGAGGCCGATCTCCTGCACCGCGTCCACCGCGATCGCCTGCAGGGCAAGAGCGGCTTCGGAAGCGTCATGGGTCGCATCGACTTCCCGGCACACGCGTCGATCCTGCGACTCCAGGACTTCAGCCTCGCGACGCTCACCGATCCGCAGATCCTCCAACGCGTCTACGACGCCGAGATCAAGGCCGCTCCCGAGGGCGACGAAGAGCCCTTCACTGCCAACGAGCTGATCGTCGGCGTGAGTGACGCAGTCTGGGGCCAGGAGACCGACGAGCTGCTCGAACTCGACAGCATCCGTCGCAACCTCCAGCAGCAGCACCTGCAGTACCTCCTCGCCGCTGCCGACAGCGAGCCGGGACGTCTGATGAGTGCCGACCTGCGAAACCAGGTCCGCCAGCAGGTCCGCACGCTCAAGGGCCGCATCGACGAGGCGCTCGAGGACGGCATCGAGGACGCAGCGACGCTGGCCCACCTCGCCGAGAGCAAGGACCGCATCGCCAAGGTCCTCGACGCCCCGTACATCAAGGGCGGCACCGGCGGCGGGAGCACCGTCATCCTCATGATGGGTCAGGAACAAAACTAA
- a CDS encoding aldo/keto reductase family protein: MKYRRLGDTGMMISEVGLGGWLTFGNALGNDAAREVMDAAFDTGVTFLDNADVYARGECETVWGELLSDRPRDAYVLATKVFFPMGDLPTQKGLSRKHIVESCEGSLRRLRTSHIDLYQCHRWDPETPLEETVRAMDDLVKQGKVVYWGFSMWDQEQIQATLDLCKAEGFYPPKSSQPPYNAINREWEKVFDVSHSNGIGQVVYSPLAQGVLTGKYKPGHPLPGDSRAKDDRQNKFIQGMMSDTEVLDRVQKLQPIADDLGCTMAQLALAWCLRRPEVTSVIIGASKAKQLRENVEASGIELDEEAVGKIEAALGG; this comes from the coding sequence ATGAAGTACCGACGCCTTGGCGATACCGGCATGATGATCTCCGAAGTCGGACTCGGAGGGTGGCTCACGTTCGGCAATGCGCTGGGTAACGACGCGGCACGCGAGGTCATGGACGCCGCCTTCGACACGGGCGTCACGTTCCTCGACAACGCCGACGTCTACGCCCGGGGTGAGTGCGAAACGGTCTGGGGCGAGCTCCTGAGTGATCGCCCTCGCGACGCGTACGTCCTGGCGACGAAAGTCTTTTTCCCCATGGGCGATCTGCCGACGCAGAAAGGCTTGTCCCGCAAGCACATCGTCGAGAGTTGCGAGGGCTCGCTGCGTCGCCTCAGGACGAGCCACATTGACCTGTACCAGTGCCACCGCTGGGACCCCGAGACTCCGCTGGAAGAGACGGTGCGGGCGATGGACGATCTGGTCAAGCAGGGCAAGGTCGTCTACTGGGGTTTCTCGATGTGGGACCAGGAGCAGATCCAGGCGACGCTCGACCTCTGCAAGGCTGAAGGCTTCTACCCGCCCAAGAGCAGCCAGCCGCCGTACAACGCGATCAACCGCGAGTGGGAGAAGGTCTTCGACGTCTCGCACAGCAACGGCATCGGCCAGGTCGTTTACAGCCCGCTGGCCCAGGGTGTCCTGACTGGCAAGTACAAGCCCGGCCACCCGCTGCCCGGCGACTCGCGGGCCAAGGACGACCGTCAGAACAAGTTCATCCAGGGCATGATGAGCGACACGGAGGTGCTCGACCGCGTCCAGAAGCTCCAGCCGATCGCCGACGACCTCGGCTGCACGATGGCCCAGCTGGCGCTGGCGTGGTGCCTGCGTCGGCCGGAGGTCACCAGCGTCATCATCGGTGCTAGCAAAGCCAAGCAGCTGCGCGAAAACGTGGAGGCGAGCGGTATCGAACTCGACGAGGAGGCGGTCGGAAAGATCGAGGCGGCGCTAGGAGGGTGA